A region of Vitis riparia cultivar Riparia Gloire de Montpellier isolate 1030 chromosome 1, EGFV_Vit.rip_1.0, whole genome shotgun sequence DNA encodes the following proteins:
- the LOC117914301 gene encoding uncharacterized protein LOC117914301 yields MVERGGKTLIIITESKKGVLSWVRMGLNSVGLFMEGLHQCIEDAKEGRWEKGWKEKGRSFSLVRDANRAGCFLRLGVVDLELKRYNICILKGKGDKRGWTTMVEALRQMDINIDKKEQQEEVRALGRSSPDMVKGRSFADTVKGWWNKGSNNIRVEVEREELSRNLSRLEYCLIGSWILSNAKGEDLENLGWEMAKAWGLKGKMGVASLGKGRVLLELEFAEEARRVLLSGNKAVGGVQLDLERWNPRSGCLEEGEARKEVWVRILGLPISLWVSSVLRKVGDACGGFLDIDPQMESMEDLQWARILVRSDSENIPGSMEIEGMTYILTLW; encoded by the coding sequence ATGGTGGAGAGGGGAGGAAAAACCCTAATAATCATAACGGAAAGTAAGAAAGGGGTGTTGTCTTGGGTGCGAATGGGGTTGAATAGCGTCGGGCTGTTCATGGAAGGCTTACATCAGTGCATCGAGGATGCGAAGGAAGGAAGATGGGAAAAGGGCTGGAAGGAGAAGGGGAGAAGCTTCTCCCTAGTGCGTGATGCTAACAGGGCGGGTTGCTTTTTGCGATTAGGGGTCGTCGATTTGGAGTTGAAGAGATACAACATATGTATCTTGAAGGGCAAAGGGGACAAGAGGGGATGGACGACGATGGTGGAGGCTCTTCGTCAGATGGACATCAATATTGACAAAAAGGAACAACAAGAAGAAGTGAGGGCATTGGGAAGGTCGAGTCCGGATATGGTGAAGGGAAGGTCGTTTGCGGACACGGTAAAGGGTTGGTGGAATAAGGGGTCTAATAACATTCGAGTGGAGGTGGAACGGGAGGAGTTAAGTAGAAACCTTAGCAGGCTGGAGTATTGCCTGATTGGAAGTTGGATCCTTAGCAATGCCAAAGGGGAAGATCTGGAAAACTTGGGCTGGGAAATGGCAAAGGCCTGGGGATTGAAAGGCAAGATGGGGGTGGCAAGTCTGGGAAAAGGACGAGTATTACTGGAATTAGAGTTTGCGGAAGAAGCAAGGCGGGTTCTCCTTTCTGGTAATAAGGCGGTGGGAGGAGTTCAACTGGACCTGGAGCGTTGGAATCCAAGATCGGGTTGTTTGGAAGAAGGTGAGGCAAGAAAGGAAGTGTGGGTGAGGATATTGGGGCTCCCAATTTCGCTATGGGTCTCGTCGGTGTTGAGAAAGGTGGGAGATGCGTGCGGTGGGTTTCTAGACATTGACCCACAGATGGAGAGCATGGAGGACCTGCAGTGGGCTAGGATATTGGTTAGATCGGACAGCGAGAATATCCCTGGCTCGATGGAGATAGAAGGGATGACCTATATCCTAACCCTATGGTGA